GACATCGGGACGAGGAAGCTCCAATGGACGACCGCTCTGCGGAATGAGGCGCTCGTGGCGGAGACAGACGCGATGCTCGGGCAGCGGGCGCTCGCCGGTCCGGCGCTCGCCCGCGCCACCGCGATCGCCGCGCGCGAGCCGCTCGAGGCGCGCATGATCGCCTTCATCGCGCTCGCGCAGGTGAGGGTGGGCGATCTCGCCACCGCGCGGCGGCTGCGCGACCGCATGCGCGAGCTCGCGCGTCCGGATCATGATGCCGAGCAGGGCTCCCTTGCGTTCGTGAATGGCGCGATCGAACTCGCCGCTGGCAACGCGGGGCTCGCGCGCGAGATGATCGAGTCGGGGTTCCGTCGCGACTCGACGAACGCCCAGGGCCGGGTGCTCCGGGCACGCGCATTGGAAGCCGCCGGCGAGGATGCGCTCGCGCTCAAGGCGTGGGAGGCGGTCACCGCGGCCTTCGAGTTCGGCGCCGAGGGCCAGTTCGAGTGGCAGTTCGCGGACGCGGAACGGGCCCGGCTGCTCGAGCGCCTCGGCCGCACCGACGAAGCCGTCAGCGCGCTCCGCCGGATCGTCGCCCGCTATCCCGCGCGCGCGAACGCCGTCGAGCCGACCGTCCTCACCGAGGCGCGCGAACGCCTGCGTCGCCTCGAGTCCCGGCCACCGCGCTCCTGACGGGCGCCGGCCCAGGAACACGAAGGGGCGCCCCAGGCGGGGCGCCCCTTCGTCACGGCAGGACCTGCGCGATCAGTTGGTCTTCTTGAGCTCCACGCGGCGATTCTGCGACCGACCGGCCGGCGTCGCGTTGTCCGCGACCGGCACCGTCGGACCGTAGCCCTTCGCCGTGAGGCGGGCGGCCGCCACACCCTTCGAGACCAGGTAGGCGCGGACCGACTCGGCACGGGCGCCGGAGATCCGCGTGTTGTTCGCCACCGAGCCGGTGTTGTCGGTGTGGCCCTGCACCTCGACGTTCACATCCGGCGCGCCATTGAGGGTCTCGGCCATCTTGTCGAGCACCACCTTCGCGGCCTCGGTGAGGATCGCGCTGCCGGTGGCGAAGGTCACGCCCTCGAGCACGATGTTCGCCTTCCCTTCCTCGAAGACGCGCGCGCAGCCGCGCGCATCGACCGCCGTGCCGCGCGCCGTATTGGCACAGGCATCCACGTTGTCCATGACGCCGTCGCCGTCGGTATCGACCGGGACCGCGCACCCGTTCGCATCCACGCGCGTACCGGCCGGCGTGCTCGCGCAACGATCGGCGTTGTCCATCACGCCATCGCCATCGGAATCGACCGGGACCGGGCAGCCGCTCGCATCGATCCGCGCGCCGGCCGGCGTGTTGGCGCAGCGGTCGTTGTTGTCCATCACGCCATCGCGATCGGAGTCGACCGGCACCGCGCAGCCGCTCGCGTCGACGCGCGTGCCGGCGGGGGTGTTGGCGCAGGCATCGTTGGCGTCGATGACGCCGTCGCGGTCGCTGTCGGCCGGCGGGGCGGGCGCCGGCGCGGGGGCCGGGGCAGGCGCGGCCGGGGCCGGCGCCGCATCGCTGTCACGGAAGCGCCAGACGATCCCGAACTGCAGCGCCAGGTGCGTGTGCTCGATGTCATTCGCGAGCGTCTCGCCGATGGGGCTGACGAACTGCTCCACGATGCCGTCGACGCGGAGCGACGAGCGACCCGAGAGGCGACGTTCGACGCCAACGAGGGCGGTCACGCCGTCATCCGGCCACTTGCCACCCGGACCGACCGGATTGATGTACTCGCGGACCCACCCGGCCCCGACGATCCCCGTCCACTTCTCGGTGAACGGGTGGTGATACGCGAGACGCGCCGCGAAGGGCATCATCAGCGTATAGGTGGCCTTCTCGGTCTCGGAACGCGAGAGATCGAACTCGAGCGCGAGATTGCGCTTCAGATAGAGTCCGAGCCGACCGCCGCCGCCGAGGGGCATCTTGTCGGTGAGACCATCATCCGGCACGGTCGCGCGAAGG
This window of the Gemmatimonadota bacterium genome carries:
- a CDS encoding OmpA family protein, translating into MRSLFILGAALTLGVASPVLAQEEGAVDLGLFLRATVPDDGLTDKMPLGGGGRLGLYLKRNLALEFDLSRSETEKATYTLMMPFAARLAYHHPFTEKWTGIVGAGWVREYINPVGPGGKWPDDGVTALVGVERRLSGRSSLRVDGIVEQFVSPIGETLANDIEHTHLALQFGIVWRFRDSDAAPAPAAPAPAPAPAPAPPADSDRDGVIDANDACANTPAGTRVDASGCAVPVDSDRDGVMDNNDRCANTPAGARIDASGCPVPVDSDGDGVMDNADRCASTPAGTRVDANGCAVPVDTDGDGVMDNVDACANTARGTAVDARGCARVFEEGKANIVLEGVTFATGSAILTEAAKVVLDKMAETLNGAPDVNVEVQGHTDNTGSVANNTRISGARAESVRAYLVSKGVAAARLTAKGYGPTVPVADNATPAGRSQNRRVELKKTN